From Micropterus dolomieu isolate WLL.071019.BEF.003 ecotype Adirondacks linkage group LG21, ASM2129224v1, whole genome shotgun sequence:
tcctctgtttcttcAGCTTCGCCTTTTTCTTCTTGGGCTTCTTTTTCTTGGCTTTGCTTTTCCTCCTTTTTGTCTTCTCATCGCTCGACGAGGATGAAGACGACGATGATGAAGAAGtggacgaagaagaagaagaggagcttCTTCTGCGCTTCTTCCTTTGTGTTTTCACATCtgagggagaaacagagaaggTGTTCTTTGATAATAAGACTTCCGTTGGTTTCAAAGCGtgctaatttaatttttaaactcCCAACCTCGACTCTTGTACGATGCTTTCTTTGATCTGCTTCGACTCCGGCTGCTGGATGAGGAAGACGATGacgatgaagaagaagaagaagaggagcgTCTccgtttcttcttcttctcgtgttttttctctctgccaGCTCTGTCAGCTGATCTGCTGCGATCCATCACAGAGGCAACAAATCGAGGGTAAACACACCTGGCTGGAGATCATATAAACGGAGCCAGTGTGTTGCTGCAGCCATAGAAGTCGTTTACGGAAGTGCGCTCGTCTTCAAATCCCTTCCGTCTGCGGCGGGAAAGACATTAGTAAGGTTCCTAGTTCCTACTTTAGTTCAGTGGTTTGGGGGAGTTCCAGGGGgaccccagcaaaaaggggattTTTTTCACTATGATTTAAttcataagtaacacaatgacagaattaTGACtatttctgtaaaaaaacatctaaaagccaaaatcctatcagatcGGCGATCCTTGAACAAAAGCTTATTAAATGGGGGTCCTTGGTCTAAATTGTGCCAGTTTAGGGATCCTTGACGTGAAAtcgtttgagaaccactgctttagtCACCCAACACATCAACACGTTTTCAAGATGCCCAGTGGAGTAACTAAGTACGTATACTCAAGTATTGTACAATTATGAGGTACTGAGTATATTCCATTTTCTACTAATTTATACATCTATTTCTACATTCAAGAGCCAAACattctccactacatttatttttattttattttagtaagtagttactttgcaaattcaaattaataatacaaaatataatcaaccaGTAAGTTATGATGTATTATTGTAGGTTAAGATAAGACTATTGACTACTACTAAGACTACTATCCCTTGGTGTAATTTACAAGCTACCCAGCAGCGTATATAGTAGAACCAGCAGAACCACGCTTACCAGCTGCAGCATTAAGGTCATATACATGTTAAtgtatttgttaattaaataatataatataccttcttctgaaatgggccattctgcataatgaatatttttactttttgttcttTAAGTATGTTTTTAATGCTAAAACTTTATGATGTAAGTATTgctacttaagtaacattttgaatgcatgacTTACACTGTGTATTTATACACTGTGGTAAAGCTACTATTATTTAACTAAAATATCTACTTACTTCTTTCactactggttaccacttagattttttttatcaaggGTAAGAAGTAAAGTACTCAGAATTACTTAATAAAAGTATCAATACAATTGTGTACATTTACTTTGTTACACGTaataattttgtaaatgtaaactaCAAAtgaaagtacagaagtattatcagaaAAGTGTGAAAAGTAAACATACTCATGCAGAATGGCCTCTTTATGAGTGTTATCtcattggattattattacagatgcattaacatgtaggcagcattttattgttgagttcataagaagaaaaaggacaaaagcatttgttattttttatgtctttttattttaatgatatgATTTGTAAAATACTGGATACTTTCATTTCTTAAATCCTTAAACTTATACAATGTGATAAGGAACTCTTTCATTCACCACACTAAGGGCATACCCTGTAATAACAGATCACAAGGGGCATTGCTTTGTTTAAAGGGATCTCAAACAGCAATGTTACCTTACCAGCTCATTTGGTTGTTTTGTATGCAAAATACATAACATATAAAGATGTCCCCTTAATCTTCCTTCTGCTTTTAATATCTTCAATTAGGCAAGGAAAGTCAAATTCAGCACACTGCACAGGCCCATCCAATGTATTTAATCTCATGTAGAGCTCCAAAGAAAAACCTGTGAACTCAATGACCCCACACAAACCACACCACCTGGTGCCCCCAATAGGTCCTCCCTAAAAACCTGCGATACCTCCCATAGCACCgaaagaaaaaatgaaaggaagaaaaataattttaggGGCCAGCTCAGCTACTTATCATCAGGTTGAATGAGGACAACATTAAGATAACCTTAAAAAAAGGCCACCAGGTCTTATCAACAAATTACATAAAGTCTCTGTGGGAGAATCTGACCCTTTGTGTGTGAAGGGTTTTTCAGGTCACATTGATCATTGAGTATTGTTGTCCCAGTCTCTTGCTCCCGTGTCATGTAAAGTTGGGTCAGTGAGTTAAAGGAATGGCAAGATATAAATGTGGGGAATgattttttaaagaggtgtaAAGAGAAAGTGAGTTGTGATATTGGTGTAAAATAAAACGCCTGGTATGAAGAAAGTATAAAAAGTGAGACCCAGAACGTTCATATCTGGCTGAGAGACCCCAGACTCAGAGATCTGTGGTGGTTATGATGTCTTTGTCATGCCAAATACAGAAAGTTGGATGAGAGGGTGAAGACAGGAATAAGTGGTTATTTAATATCGCTGCTAAGAGGCAGTTTCCTTTTAATGATACTGCCTGAGAAGTGAGTTATATTTGGAACAAGCGCATTAACGTGAATCTGATACTGTAATGAGAGTACAAAATCGTGGTCAGTGTTCTTCACTGTAAAGGAAGAGACCATCTGTGTACAGAAAGCACCAATGTGAGAACATAttcttaatatttatttaaacgtTTTTACAAAAGGCAATTGTGAATCTTTAAAGCTTGTATATTGATAAACACACTTGTTCCTGATGACGTTAGCCCTCACGTTAGGCTCACTTGCTCTGCATTAACTGCTTACTAGCTTCGAGTGAAATATTCTACTTCCATTTATTGTTTAAATAGTCTGTCACtgtaagtaataaaaaaaaacaatctttcaAGATTCCTTAAAACTCCAAAACTCCACAGAAATACATCACAAATGATAAATACTTTAAAAACCCTGTTACATTAAACACACAGCTGCATGAGTGAATGTAACAGTCTCAAATGGCTGGACTGGCTGGGCTGTCAGCGGGAAGAGAGCCTTAAAGCTATCATCTTTCCAGTCCGTGTGCAAAGGGAGCTCGTCGGGTCGCTCCAAGTAAAAAATGATTGGGGTGGCGGTGTTGAAGGGGCTGGAATGTGTCACTGTTGCTTTTCTTCGGCCCATTAGGACGCAGCTGCCATGCGGACCCTCTCTGGGGGGAACAGCAGAACGTTCTTCGCTGCTTTGATAGTGTTCTTCATGAGCATTGCCACAGTCATGGGTCCCACACCTCCAGGTACTGGTGTGATGAAGCCCGCCTTCTGCCTCACGCCTGAGTATAGACAGAAAAAGGAACAACGTTACAGAAACCAAAGACACCAAGGACGTCCATGCAGAAACATACAGTCGTGCTCGCCGTCCACCCTTACCTTCAAAATCCACATCCCCAACCAGTCTGCTCTTTCCAGTGACTGGGTCCTGCACTCTGTTAATTCCGACGTCAATCACCGCGGCTCCCTCTTTGATCATGTCGGCGGTAATGAGGTTTGGAATCCCTGATAGTTCAgttaacacatacacagtacagttagacaacaggaaataaatatCTGCTAAAGAAACACCAGATGTAAACAGGTCAGATACAGGAAAACAAGTAGTGACACAAACCTGCAGCAGCCACGATGATATCAGCGATTTTAGTGTGTTGGCGAAGTTGCTCCTTTGGAGTGTAACGGTGAGAAATGGTGACCGTTGCGTCACCTGcaacaaaaataacttttagTACTTATACCATATACTTAAACCCTCTTGTCtttaaacacacagataaacccACATGCACTATAACCAACCTCCAGGCCTCTCATGACGGCCGTCTGTATGCAGTAACATGGCAATGGGCATGCCCACATTCTTGGAGCGTCCTGCGACCACAACATTCTTCCCAAGAGTAGGAATACCTGGGAGACGAGGATCCGGATAGTTAGTTTAGATGGTTTGTTGAGCAGCATTTCAGCCCCAAGAGGAAGCAAGTGGTCACTCCTGTTACCTGTGCGTTTAATAATTTCCCAGACTCCCCAGGGGGTGGCAGGAAGCATGGTGGACTGATCCAGGCACATGCGACCCACATTGACTACGTGGAAGCCGTCCACGTCCTTCGCAGGGGAAACAGCGTTACAGATTGTGCGCTCATCAATGTGGTCTGTCAGAAAACATAAGACAAGTTGCAGTCAAGGACAACTAGATCTCAAAGGTTTGGTTCAAGGTTTCAAAAGCAACTTATTTAAGCATATATAGGTGTTTCGCCTTTACCAATAAAAGAAAATCCTAACAGTGAGAGTGTGCAGGTtgtgtataatatatatgtaatataatgtGCTGCCAACACACCCTGACTGATACTTGCACTTGGTTGTCATATCAGcgatgtcacacacacataccatgGCACAAAGCAGCCACTGCACCAATGTATGATTCTCTAAACTCATCGTCAAACTTTATATTGCACTGTTCTAGTTTCTCTGTACCTGGCAAAGGCAGCTGGACCAGCAGGCCGTCCACACAATGGTCTGTGTTGAGTTTGTAGATCAGGTCCAATAACTCCTCCTCACTGATGTCTGAATGCTTGAGAATTGTCTCACTAGAGATTCCTGTGGGAGGATGAAGTGAAAAACAACTAAAATCATAGGCCAGCATTTGCTCTTTAGTTATTTTATCGTAGAACAATTGTGTTTACACGTACGTAAGAGGACTGTGGGTGTTTTTTCTTACCGACATCAGCTGCAGCTCGAGTCTTATTCAGGACGTAGGAGTGACTGGCTGGGTTGTCTCCTACCAGAACCACACTCAGATGGGGTCTCCTGTGGCCAGCCGAAACCCATTTCTCCACGTCGACCCGGGCCTCCTCCCGAATCTGCCGTGCTAGTTTCTTTCCTGAGATGACCACCGCCTCCTGTCTGAGAGTTGGCAAGTAAAAACAACGGAGTCAGAAGGCAAACAGTCAACAACTTACATTATAACAAGCTGTGATTCTGCTGTTATTCAGACAaagaaattaagtaaatttGTCACTCAATCTAGTGCAATTAACTATTTTATTCACTATTAATTATTGTTTCAATAAATTACATACTTGTTTAGTACATATGTCAAAGTGAGCTTTATTGAAAATTGTCTTATTTAATATGATCCCATGTtacaaaaaagtaattaaaactatATAAAGAAAGTAAA
This genomic window contains:
- the mthfd2 gene encoding bifunctional methylenetetrahydrofolate dehydrogenase/cyclohydrolase, mitochondrial: MAAVRTLRKLCQHSQHQVCKLHLSASRQEAVVISGKKLARQIREEARVDVEKWVSAGHRRPHLSVVLVGDNPASHSYVLNKTRAAADVGISSETILKHSDISEEELLDLIYKLNTDHCVDGLLVQLPLPDHIDERTICNAVSPAKDVDGFHVVNVGRMCLDQSTMLPATPWGVWEIIKRTGIPTLGKNVVVAGRSKNVGMPIAMLLHTDGRHERPGGDATVTISHRYTPKEQLRQHTKIADIIVAAAGIPNLITADMIKEGAAVIDVGINRVQDPVTGKSRLVGDVDFEGVRQKAGFITPVPGGVGPMTVAMLMKNTIKAAKNVLLFPPERVRMAAAS